One genomic window of Methanomassiliicoccales archaeon includes the following:
- a CDS encoding acetyl-CoA synthetase gives MSRAAEIIAKAKDEGRSFVTEPEAYAILEDYGIPVAPWALCDSVQEAIEAADRIGYPVVLKVVSPQIVHKTEFGAVMINLSSSKEVNEAYSKLMENALGHEGVEISGILVSKMLKGLEIIVGSTKDPQFGPILMLGLGGIFVEVFKDVSYRIVPLEEIDIEEMLLELKGSKLIRGFRGMEGVNIEDLKRVLISISTLLTDLQDIMEMDLNPIFGNSTEVRVADARIILG, from the coding sequence ATGTCAAGGGCCGCTGAGATCATAGCCAAGGCAAAGGACGAGGGAAGGTCTTTCGTTACCGAACCCGAAGCCTACGCGATCCTGGAGGATTATGGTATCCCGGTGGCACCATGGGCACTCTGTGATTCAGTTCAAGAGGCCATTGAGGCGGCCGATCGAATCGGCTATCCAGTGGTCTTGAAGGTGGTCTCCCCCCAGATCGTTCATAAGACGGAGTTCGGAGCTGTGATGATAAACCTATCCTCCTCCAAAGAGGTCAATGAAGCCTACTCCAAGCTCATGGAGAATGCCTTGGGTCACGAAGGCGTTGAGATATCGGGCATCCTGGTCTCCAAGATGCTGAAAGGCCTGGAGATCATTGTAGGCTCCACTAAGGATCCTCAGTTCGGTCCAATTCTAATGCTCGGTCTGGGAGGTATCTTTGTTGAGGTGTTCAAGGACGTCTCCTACCGCATCGTACCCCTTGAGGAGATCGATATCGAGGAGATGCTGTTGGAACTCAAGGGAAGCAAGCTTATACGTGGATTCAGGGGAATGGAGGGAGTCAATATCGAGGACCTGAAGCGGGTCCTAATCTCCATCTCTACCCTCCTCACTGACCTTCAGGACATTATGGAGATGGATCTTAACCCCATCTTCGGTAACTCGACTGAGGTCAGGGTCGCCGACGCGCGAATAATCCTCGGTTGA